Proteins from a genomic interval of Cucumis melo cultivar AY chromosome 7, USDA_Cmelo_AY_1.0, whole genome shotgun sequence:
- the LOC103495723 gene encoding 14-3-3-like protein isoform X2, translating to MSPADSSREENVYMAKLAEQAERYEEMVEFMEKVAKTVDVEELTVEERNLLSVAYKNVIGARRASWRIISSIEQKEESRGNEDHVSIIKDYRGKIETELSKICDGILSLLESHLIPSASSAESKVFYLKMKGDYHRYLAEFKTGAERKEAAESTLLAYKSAQDIALAELAPTHPIRLGLALNFSVFYYEILNSPDRACNLAKQAFDEAISELDTLGEESYKDSTLIMQLLRDNLTLWTSDIGDEAGDEIKEASKRESGEGHGQ from the exons ATGTCGCCTGCTGATTCTTCACGGGAGGAAAATGTTTACATGGCCAAGTTGGCCGAACAGGCCGAACGATATGAGGAAATGGTAGAGTTCATGGAGAAAGTTGCCAAGACTGTGGATGTCGAGGAGCTTACTGTTGAGGAGAGGAATCTCCTCTCCGTTGCTTACAAGAATGTCATTGGGGCTCGGAGGGCTTCATGGAGGATTATTTCTTCCATTGAGCAGAAGGAAGAGAGTCGGGGAAATGAGGACCATGTTTCAATTATCAAGGATTACCGTGGCAAAATCGAGACTGAACTGAGCAAGATCTGTGATGGAATTTTGAGCCTCCTTGAGTCTCATCTCATTCCATCAGCCTCATCTGCTGAGTCAAAGGTGTTTTATCTCAAAATGAAAGGTGATTACCACAGGTACCTGGCTGAGTTTAAGACTGGAGCTGAAAGGAAAGAAGCAGCTGAGAGCACATTGTTAGCCTACAAGTCTGCTCAG GATATTGCTCTTGCGGAATTAGCCCCTACTCATCCAATTAGGCTAGGTCTTGCTCTTAACTTCTCAGTGTTTTATTATGAGATCCTTAATTCGCCAGATCGAGCTTGCAATTTGGCAAAGCAG GCTTTTGACGAAGCAATTTCTGAGCTTGACACATTGGGTGAAGAATCATACAAGGATAGCACCTTGATCATGCAACTCCTCCGAGACAACTTGACTCTTTGGACTTCTGATATCGGG GATGAAGCTGGCGATGAGATTAAGGAAGCATCAAAACGTGAATCAGGGGAGGGACATGGACAGTAG
- the LOC103495723 gene encoding 14-3-3-like protein isoform X3, whose amino-acid sequence MSPADSSREENVYMAKLAEQAERYEEMVEFMEKVAKTVDVEELTVEERNLLSVAYKNVIGARRASWRIISSIEQKEESRGNEDHVSIIKDYRGKIETELSKICDGILSLLESHLIPSASSAESKVFYLKMKGDYHRYLAEFKTGAERKEAAESTLLAYKSAQDIALAELAPTHPIRLGLALNFSVFYYEILNSPDRACNLAKQAFDEAISELDTLGEESYKDSTLIMQLLRDNLTLWTSDIGVR is encoded by the exons ATGTCGCCTGCTGATTCTTCACGGGAGGAAAATGTTTACATGGCCAAGTTGGCCGAACAGGCCGAACGATATGAGGAAATGGTAGAGTTCATGGAGAAAGTTGCCAAGACTGTGGATGTCGAGGAGCTTACTGTTGAGGAGAGGAATCTCCTCTCCGTTGCTTACAAGAATGTCATTGGGGCTCGGAGGGCTTCATGGAGGATTATTTCTTCCATTGAGCAGAAGGAAGAGAGTCGGGGAAATGAGGACCATGTTTCAATTATCAAGGATTACCGTGGCAAAATCGAGACTGAACTGAGCAAGATCTGTGATGGAATTTTGAGCCTCCTTGAGTCTCATCTCATTCCATCAGCCTCATCTGCTGAGTCAAAGGTGTTTTATCTCAAAATGAAAGGTGATTACCACAGGTACCTGGCTGAGTTTAAGACTGGAGCTGAAAGGAAAGAAGCAGCTGAGAGCACATTGTTAGCCTACAAGTCTGCTCAG GATATTGCTCTTGCGGAATTAGCCCCTACTCATCCAATTAGGCTAGGTCTTGCTCTTAACTTCTCAGTGTTTTATTATGAGATCCTTAATTCGCCAGATCGAGCTTGCAATTTGGCAAAGCAG GCTTTTGACGAAGCAATTTCTGAGCTTGACACATTGGGTGAAGAATCATACAAGGATAGCACCTTGATCATGCAACTCCTCCGAGACAACTTGACTCTTTGGACTTCTGATATCGGGGTAA GATGA
- the LOC103495723 gene encoding 14-3-3-like protein A isoform X1, whose translation MSPADSSREENVYMAKLAEQAERYEEMVEFMEKVAKTVDVEELTVEERNLLSVAYKNVIGARRASWRIISSIEQKEESRGNEDHVSIIKDYRGKIETELSKICDGILSLLESHLIPSASSAESKVFYLKMKGDYHRYLAEFKTGAERKEAAESTLLAYKSAQDIALAELAPTHPIRLGLALNFSVFYYEILNSPDRACNLAKQAFDEAISELDTLGEESYKDSTLIMQLLRDNLTLWTSDIGVSNVLVLVPQCITYSILFSKNVFL comes from the exons ATGTCGCCTGCTGATTCTTCACGGGAGGAAAATGTTTACATGGCCAAGTTGGCCGAACAGGCCGAACGATATGAGGAAATGGTAGAGTTCATGGAGAAAGTTGCCAAGACTGTGGATGTCGAGGAGCTTACTGTTGAGGAGAGGAATCTCCTCTCCGTTGCTTACAAGAATGTCATTGGGGCTCGGAGGGCTTCATGGAGGATTATTTCTTCCATTGAGCAGAAGGAAGAGAGTCGGGGAAATGAGGACCATGTTTCAATTATCAAGGATTACCGTGGCAAAATCGAGACTGAACTGAGCAAGATCTGTGATGGAATTTTGAGCCTCCTTGAGTCTCATCTCATTCCATCAGCCTCATCTGCTGAGTCAAAGGTGTTTTATCTCAAAATGAAAGGTGATTACCACAGGTACCTGGCTGAGTTTAAGACTGGAGCTGAAAGGAAAGAAGCAGCTGAGAGCACATTGTTAGCCTACAAGTCTGCTCAG GATATTGCTCTTGCGGAATTAGCCCCTACTCATCCAATTAGGCTAGGTCTTGCTCTTAACTTCTCAGTGTTTTATTATGAGATCCTTAATTCGCCAGATCGAGCTTGCAATTTGGCAAAGCAG GCTTTTGACGAAGCAATTTCTGAGCTTGACACATTGGGTGAAGAATCATACAAGGATAGCACCTTGATCATGCAACTCCTCCGAGACAACTTGACTCTTTGGACTTCTGATATCGGGGTAAGTAACGTGCTCGTGCTCGTTCCTCAATGCATTACTTActcaattttgttttcaaagAACGTCTTCCTATGA